GAATAAGTAAACTGAAAATCTTTTTCATGAATTTTTTTTTTCAAAATTAAAAATATTTACCCAAACCTTAAACCGTAAAATCCCGGTGATTTCTAAATGTAATACCAAACTTTTATTAGAACAAGTCTCTGCAATTGGTAGTAGCATTCCCCTCCGTCAGAGTGTTGGTAAATCTATGATTTGACGGGATGGTTTTCCCTATATACAAAAACCACCCCAAAAGGAGCGGCTTTGTATCGTTATTCATACAATTCACTTTCGCAGGTGCAGGTTTCTTTATCTATGCTTTCTCTGGCAGAGCAGCAGCCTTCCAGATTCAGTATATTTCCTTTTTCGTCTGTCATAAAGATCTTATTCTTATCAAATTTTACAAGGAAAGTCTCTTTGTATTTTTTGAAATGTACTTTCATGACTTTATTGGGGGCATATTTTCCTGCATTTATTTCCTCCTTGGTTTCTTCTTGGTTTGCCTGGTTTACCTGCACATATCCAAAAAAGACATCCCCGTTTTTTTTCACATCCAGATAATAGTGAGGAGTGCCTGTTCCGCTATATCCTTTCATAATATCAAAACTTCTGTATCCTGTAAAAGGAACCTTTACCTGTGCAAAAGATAAAATACTGATGCAGAGAATGAGTAAACTGAAAATCTTTTTCATGAATTTTTTTTTTCAAAATTAAAAATATTTACCCAACTCCAAAACCGTAAAATCCCGGTGATTCTTTACTTGGTAATCAATAATATCATTAAAACAAATAATTTTTAGAGCCATTCTCTTGCACCGGAAGGATGTCAAATCGAAGATTTGACGGGGTGGTCATTAAAAAACTGTCGCCGCCAGCTGAATCCTTGCATACTTATTAGAGGGATTCCACATAGCCATCATAGAAACGGGTAAGCTGTAATGGTCTGTGATTTTAATAACCTTCCCGGCTTTTACGCCTACATTGACGATGTCAAAATTATTTTTTCCATTGCCGTATAAAAAGGTGTCGCCATTCAATGAAAACCCTGCACCTACGAAGGCATCCAGATTCACCTTTTGTCCGCTGATCACAGGGTAGCTGGCCTGGATATAGGTAGAATATCTGTTCTTCTTATAGCTCCCATCCGGTTCCAGTATAACTTCTCCGGCATTGGCTCCTCCGTAAAGCATAATGTCAGCTTCAATATTAAGAGGAAAAGAAGGTCCGAAAGTATAATTCGTCCTGAGATCAATGATATGGGCTGTTCTTCTTTGGGAGTAACTGAAAATGTCATCAGCCGCTACAGCAGTATTGATATTCCTTGAATTGTAAAGGCCCCATAATCCGATATAAAAACGCCCGTCAGAATACTGGATATAATAATTGATCTCTTTATAGTGGGTATTGTCCTTGTCATCGGCAAGAGCAGAAGCTCCCCAGATCCCCACTTTCCATTTCTTTTCTGCATCCAGTGCATAAGAGAGGTTTCCCATGACTACAGGCTTGTCTGTAATGATCAGTCCTCTCCACAGGTGATTGTTCTGAATATTGGCAGTAAAGTCCAGCCTGCCTTCTTTGGTTTCTTTTCCTTCACCGCTTTCCTGAGAAAATAATCTTCCTGTGCCTAATGCGATCAGGAAAATTGCCTTAAAGATTTTCATCATTGGTATTGCTTATTTTTTCGTTAAATATGAATTCAAGACGCAAAAGCCCGCCACGCCATGGCCTGCAAAGCGTTTGAAGGGAAGCCTTATGATGTATCCCATAAGGCTTTTGCGTTAAATAATCTAAATTTTTAGCTTAAACATCCATATAAAAGAGCGGCGATAACAGCTCCTGTTACAGGTCCTATTACAGGAATCCATGCATATCCCCAGTCACTGCTGCCTTTCACAGGAAGAATAGCATGCATGATCCTGGGAGCGAGATCTCTTGCCGGATTGATGGCATATCCCGTAGTTCCTCCTAAAGACAGTCCGATTGCCCAGACAAGGAAGGTAACCGGAATGGCTCCTACAGAACCAAGCCCTACTTTCGCTGTTGGATCTGCATGAAGTGAAATGCTGGGATCTGAAAAATAAAAGATCACGAATACCAGAACAAACGTCCCGATGATTTCACTAATAAGATTGGATGAAGTCTTTCTGATGGCAGGCCCCGTGCTGAAGCATGCCAGCTTGGCTCCTTCGTCTTCTGTAACTGCAAAATGATCCTTATGAAACAGCCATACCAGAAATGCACCTGTCATTCCGCCCATCATCTGGGCTGCGATGTAAGAAGGGACAAGATTCCAGGAGAATTTGCCTGCTGTTGCCAGGCCGATGGTTACGGCCGGATTCAGGTGTGCACCGCTTACAGGTCCGGCAACAGTTACTCCGATAAAAACGGCCAGCGCCCATGCAGTGGTAATTACAATCCAGCCTGAATTATTTCCTTTCGTATCTTTTAATACAACATTGGCTACAACGCCGTTTCCTAATAGTATAAGAAGTGCTGTACCTATTAATTCTGCGATAAATGGTGTCATGTGAGTTTTTTTAAGGTCATGGGATTAATCTTCGATCCAGTTTTGAGCACGGGATACAGCTCTGTTCCATAGATGTACCATTTTTTCCACCTTTTCCTTTTCCAGTTTAGGATGGAAATCTTTTTCTATGATCCATTGAGCCTGTATTTCATCTATGTTTTTCCAGTATCCTACAGCAAGACCGGCAAGATAAGCCGCGCCAAGTGCTGTAGTTTCCAGTGTTTTTGGTCTGGTGATTTTAAAGCCGAACAGGTCAGACTGAATCTGCATGAGCAGGTCGCTTGCCGAAGCACCACCGTCTACCCTCAGTTCAAGACTTTCTCTTCCTGAATCCGCTTCCATGGCCTTTACAATATCATACACCTGGAAAGCAATTCCTTCCAGAGTAGCTCTGGCAATATGTCCGTCTGTGGTTCCTCTGGTGATTCCCACTACGGTTCCTCTTGCATATTGATCCCAGTGAGGGGCGCCCAGCCCGGTAAGAGCCGGAACAAAATAAACACCGCCGTTATCTTCTACAGATGCTGCCAATTCATTCACCTGCTCAGAAGAGCTGATTAATTTAAGCCCGTCTCTCAGCCACTGAATAGCTGCTCCGCCTACAAATACACTTCCTTCCAATGCGTAATTAACTTCACCATTGATCTTCCAGGCTACAGTAGTGAGAAGGTTATTTTT
This portion of the Chryseobacterium arthrosphaerae genome encodes:
- a CDS encoding MIP/aquaporin family protein; the encoded protein is MTPFIAELIGTALLILLGNGVVANVVLKDTKGNNSGWIVITTAWALAVFIGVTVAGPVSGAHLNPAVTIGLATAGKFSWNLVPSYIAAQMMGGMTGAFLVWLFHKDHFAVTEDEGAKLACFSTGPAIRKTSSNLISEIIGTFVLVFVIFYFSDPSISLHADPTAKVGLGSVGAIPVTFLVWAIGLSLGGTTGYAINPARDLAPRIMHAILPVKGSSDWGYAWIPVIGPVTGAVIAALLYGCLS